One genomic region from Nymphaea colorata isolate Beijing-Zhang1983 chromosome 10, ASM883128v2, whole genome shotgun sequence encodes:
- the LOC116262083 gene encoding probable phytol kinase 2, chloroplastic isoform X1 has product MPTILSPGNEIGYDVAVAVLTAAAVLALLRFWDEIAKRGVFDQKVNRKLVHISVGLVFMLFWPLFSDASWAPYLAAFVPGINAVRMILVGAGILKNDAMVKAMSRHGDYRELLKGPLYYACIITTSTAVFWRASPIAVAAICNLCAGDGVADIVGRRFGAVKLPYNKMKSYAGTMSMAIAGFLSSVVYAFTDNDFRNNHTCALQYLYYYSIFGLCDYSWRTIAGLLVVSLTASVVESLPISTELDDNLTAPLSSMLVGGFIF; this is encoded by the exons ATGCCGACGATTTTGTCTCCAGGTAACGAGATTGGTTACGATGTCGCTGTTGCCGTTTTGACGGCCGCGGCGGTGCTTGCGCTTCTACGTTTCTGGGATGAGATTGCGAAGCGTGGTGTTTTCGACCAG aAAGTGAACCGAAAGCTTGTTCATATTAGTGTTGGGCTGGTCTTCATGCTTTTCTGGCCTCTTTTCAG TGATGCTTCTTGGGCACCTTATCTTGCAGCATTTGTTCCTGGAATTAATGCTGTGAGAATGATACTTGTGGGTGCGGGCATATTGAAGAATGATGCTATGGTTAAGGCCATGAGTAGACACGGAGATTACAG GGAACTTTTAAAGGGACCACTGTACTATGCTTGCATTATAACAACAAGCACTGCAGTTTTCTGGAGAGCATCCCCGATTGCTGTTGCCGCAATTTGCAACCTATGTGCTGGAGATG gTGTTGCTGACATAGTAGGAAGGCGATTTGGAGCAGTGAAGCTTCCTTACAATAAAATGAAGTCTTATGCTGGCACCATGTCAATGGCCATTGCCGGTTTCCTTTCATCTGTGGTGTATGCGTTCACAGATAACGATTTCAGAAACAATCACACTTGCGCACTTCA GTACTTGTACTACTACTCAATCTTTGGCCTTTGCGACTACAGTTGGCGGACAATAGCTGGTTTACTTGTCGTTTCTTTGACAGCATCAGTGGTGGAATCCCTTCCCATAAGCACAGAGCTTGATGACAATTTGACTGCTCCGTTAAGTTCAATGCTAGTTGGCGGTTTCATATTTTAG
- the LOC116262083 gene encoding probable phytol kinase 2, chloroplastic isoform X2 → MPTILSPGNEIGYDVAVAVLTAAAVLALLRFWDEIAKRGVFDQKVNRKLVHISVGLVFMLFWPLFSDASWAPYLAAFVPGINAVRMILVGAGILKNDAMVKAMSRHGDYRELLKGPLYYACIITTSTAVFWRASPIAVAAICNLCAGDGVADIVGRRFGAVKLPYNKMKSYAGTMSMAIAGFLSSVVYLYYYSIFGLCDYSWRTIAGLLVVSLTASVVESLPISTELDDNLTAPLSSMLVGGFIF, encoded by the exons ATGCCGACGATTTTGTCTCCAGGTAACGAGATTGGTTACGATGTCGCTGTTGCCGTTTTGACGGCCGCGGCGGTGCTTGCGCTTCTACGTTTCTGGGATGAGATTGCGAAGCGTGGTGTTTTCGACCAG aAAGTGAACCGAAAGCTTGTTCATATTAGTGTTGGGCTGGTCTTCATGCTTTTCTGGCCTCTTTTCAG TGATGCTTCTTGGGCACCTTATCTTGCAGCATTTGTTCCTGGAATTAATGCTGTGAGAATGATACTTGTGGGTGCGGGCATATTGAAGAATGATGCTATGGTTAAGGCCATGAGTAGACACGGAGATTACAG GGAACTTTTAAAGGGACCACTGTACTATGCTTGCATTATAACAACAAGCACTGCAGTTTTCTGGAGAGCATCCCCGATTGCTGTTGCCGCAATTTGCAACCTATGTGCTGGAGATG gTGTTGCTGACATAGTAGGAAGGCGATTTGGAGCAGTGAAGCTTCCTTACAATAAAATGAAGTCTTATGCTGGCACCATGTCAATGGCCATTGCCGGTTTCCTTTCATCTGTGGT GTACTTGTACTACTACTCAATCTTTGGCCTTTGCGACTACAGTTGGCGGACAATAGCTGGTTTACTTGTCGTTTCTTTGACAGCATCAGTGGTGGAATCCCTTCCCATAAGCACAGAGCTTGATGACAATTTGACTGCTCCGTTAAGTTCAATGCTAGTTGGCGGTTTCATATTTTAG
- the LOC116262083 gene encoding probable phytol kinase 2, chloroplastic isoform X3 gives MRLRSVVFSTSDASWAPYLAAFVPGINAVRMILVGAGILKNDAMVKAMSRHGDYRELLKGPLYYACIITTSTAVFWRASPIAVAAICNLCAGDGVADIVGRRFGAVKLPYNKMKSYAGTMSMAIAGFLSSVVYAFTDNDFRNNHTCALQYLYYYSIFGLCDYSWRTIAGLLVVSLTASVVESLPISTELDDNLTAPLSSMLVGGFIF, from the exons ATGAGATTGCGAAGCGTGGTGTTTTCGACCAG TGATGCTTCTTGGGCACCTTATCTTGCAGCATTTGTTCCTGGAATTAATGCTGTGAGAATGATACTTGTGGGTGCGGGCATATTGAAGAATGATGCTATGGTTAAGGCCATGAGTAGACACGGAGATTACAG GGAACTTTTAAAGGGACCACTGTACTATGCTTGCATTATAACAACAAGCACTGCAGTTTTCTGGAGAGCATCCCCGATTGCTGTTGCCGCAATTTGCAACCTATGTGCTGGAGATG gTGTTGCTGACATAGTAGGAAGGCGATTTGGAGCAGTGAAGCTTCCTTACAATAAAATGAAGTCTTATGCTGGCACCATGTCAATGGCCATTGCCGGTTTCCTTTCATCTGTGGTGTATGCGTTCACAGATAACGATTTCAGAAACAATCACACTTGCGCACTTCA GTACTTGTACTACTACTCAATCTTTGGCCTTTGCGACTACAGTTGGCGGACAATAGCTGGTTTACTTGTCGTTTCTTTGACAGCATCAGTGGTGGAATCCCTTCCCATAAGCACAGAGCTTGATGACAATTTGACTGCTCCGTTAAGTTCAATGCTAGTTGGCGGTTTCATATTTTAG
- the LOC116262083 gene encoding probable phytol kinase 2, chloroplastic isoform X4, translating to MLFWPLFSDASWAPYLAAFVPGINAVRMILVGAGILKNDAMVKAMSRHGDYRELLKGPLYYACIITTSTAVFWRASPIAVAAICNLCAGDGVADIVGRRFGAVKLPYNKMKSYAGTMSMAIAGFLSSVVYAFTDNDFRNNHTCALQYLYYYSIFGLCDYSWRTIAGLLVVSLTASVVESLPISTELDDNLTAPLSSMLVGGFIF from the exons ATGCTTTTCTGGCCTCTTTTCAG TGATGCTTCTTGGGCACCTTATCTTGCAGCATTTGTTCCTGGAATTAATGCTGTGAGAATGATACTTGTGGGTGCGGGCATATTGAAGAATGATGCTATGGTTAAGGCCATGAGTAGACACGGAGATTACAG GGAACTTTTAAAGGGACCACTGTACTATGCTTGCATTATAACAACAAGCACTGCAGTTTTCTGGAGAGCATCCCCGATTGCTGTTGCCGCAATTTGCAACCTATGTGCTGGAGATG gTGTTGCTGACATAGTAGGAAGGCGATTTGGAGCAGTGAAGCTTCCTTACAATAAAATGAAGTCTTATGCTGGCACCATGTCAATGGCCATTGCCGGTTTCCTTTCATCTGTGGTGTATGCGTTCACAGATAACGATTTCAGAAACAATCACACTTGCGCACTTCA GTACTTGTACTACTACTCAATCTTTGGCCTTTGCGACTACAGTTGGCGGACAATAGCTGGTTTACTTGTCGTTTCTTTGACAGCATCAGTGGTGGAATCCCTTCCCATAAGCACAGAGCTTGATGACAATTTGACTGCTCCGTTAAGTTCAATGCTAGTTGGCGGTTTCATATTTTAG
- the LOC116262372 gene encoding UTP--glucose-1-phosphate uridylyltransferase 3, chloroplastic, with amino-acid sequence MASSITTTNTAVFAQGANHGRNGGTRSGSLSFHFRRPSFSSYSSKTLHVPASSNQLLLSTRISSSFVASSSSTVSVPHPSAFDVGDEISRLETLRTRLSQAGTLKDKLSVLDGDRLVQDFFNSSTGEALRSFNLKPSEVYLLKCVVAARQEHVLYHEHVGQLNSSYGGGSNSEMSALKAAFFTLLEMIEKGEVSGGHGSRVRMDATVALMKKLLSTLEEVESFYDCIGGIIGYQIVVLQLLLASNSSARISSLTCKEDANSGNRKYYVPAGVDLLKDAEYASQAALWGIEALPELGEIYPLGGSGDRLGLTDPETGECLPAAMLPYCGRTLLEGLIRDLQAREFLYFKKFGRQCITPVAIMTSSAKNNHERIKALCKEKGWFGRGENSFFLFEQPQVPVVDAEDAQWLVHGPFSPVLKPGGHGVIWKLAWQKGVFDWFYSHDRKGATIRQVSNVVAATDVTLLALAGIGHRHKKKLGFASCERSSAATEGINVLIEQKEADSSWSYCITCIEYTEFDKLGITDSPLSPSGLQANFPANTNILYIDLTSVEKIVSSERSACLPGLVLNLKKRISFRDHLGFLHSVQGGRLECTMQNIADYCSNRFPSQNLGVTKERLDTFIVHNERKRVTSSAKRKRKVSDKTLHQTPDGALLDIMRNAYDILSSCNIKMPEVADNVHYLHSVPPFLILLHPALGPLWEVTRQKFQGGSIAQGSELQIEVAEFLWKNVELDGSLTIVAENIMGSTSSAESGSSLIRYGYRCGRCKLQNVKIVNRGIDWNNADNSFWRHDVKRFETMRVTLLGNAEFEAVDVVLEGNHVYEVPSGYKLLVTNGNSGVSTRLVPIQKEMMDCGSWFWKYNRNESHITLEMVEL; translated from the exons ATGGCTTCCTCCATAACCACCACCAACACTGCCGTCTTTGCTCAGGGAGCCAACCATGGACGAAATGGGGGAACAAGAAGTGGGTCTCTTTCTTTTCACTTCAGAAGGCCATCATTTTCTTCGTACTCCTCCAAGACACTACATGTTCCCGCTTCCAGCAATCAACTTCTCTTGTCCACTCGAATTTCTTCCAGTTTCGTTGCTTCCAGCTCTTCGACCGTTTCAGTACCACACCCATCTGCATTTGATGTCGGAGACGAGATTTCTCGGTTGGAGACCTTGCGGACGAGGCTCTCGCAGGCGGGGACTTTGAAGGATAAGCTTAGTGTGCTCGATGGCGATCGTTTGGTGCAGGATTTCTTTAATAGTAGTACTGGTGAGGCGCTTCGCTCGTTTAATTTGAAGCCTTCAGAGGTTTACCTCCTCAAATGTGTTGTTGCTGCTCGTCAAGAGCACGTTTTATATCACGAACATGTTGGGCAACTGAATTCGAGTTACGGAGGTGGCTCAAATTCGGAAATGAGTGCCCTCAAAGCTGCATTTTTTACATTGTTGGAAATGATTGAGAAAGGAGAGGTCAGTGGTGGCCATGGGAGCAGAGTTCGGATGGATGCGACGGTTGCTTTAATGAAGAAGCTCCTGAGCACACTTGAAGAAGTTGAAAGCTTCTATGATTGTATAGGAGGAATTATTgg GTACCAGATTGTTGTGCTGCAGCTTCTACTGGCCTCCAATTCATCGGCAAGGATTTCCTCACTCACTTGCAAAGAAGATGCAAATTCTGGTAATAGAAAATATTATGTTCCTGCTGGGGTGGACCTCTTGAAAGATGCAGAATACGCCTCACAAGCAGCACTCTGGGGGATTGAG GCTTTGCCAGAGCTAGGAGAAATATATCCCCTAGGAGGTTCAGGAGATCGCCTTGGTTTAACTGATCCTGAAACAGGTGAATGTCTTCCTGCTGCAATGCTACCTTATTGTGGACGGACACTCTTGGAAGGCCTTATTCGAGATCTGCAG GCGAGAGAATTTCTTTATTTCAAGAAGTTTGGGAGACAGTGCATCACTCCTGTAGCAATAATGACAAGTTCAGCAAAGAACAACCATGAACGCATCAAGGCACTTTGCAAGGAAAAAGGATGGTTTGGACGGGGAGAAAatagcttttttctttttgaacag CCTCAAGTGCCAGTTGTGGATGCTGAAGATGCACAATGGTTGGTTCATGGTCCATTCTCACCTGTGCTTAAACCTGGTGGTCATGGTGTTATCTGGAAGCTAGCATGGCAAAAAGGTGTATTTGACTGGTTTTATTCTCATGATAGAAAGGGTGCAACCATACGACAAGTCAG TAATGTGGTTGCTGCTACCGATGTCACTCTGCTGGCACTGGCGGGGATAGGTCATCGCCACAAGAAG AAACTTGGGTTTGCATCATGTGAGCGTAGTTCTGCTGCCACAGAAGGGATTAATGTTCTTATCGAACAAAAAGAAGCTGACAGTTCTTGGTCTTATTGCATTACGTGCATCGAATACACAGAGTTTGACAAGTTGGGAATCACAGATTCACCTCTATCACCCAGTGG ATTGCAGGCTAACTTCCCAGCAAACACAAACATTCTTTATATTGATTTAACCTCTGTTGAGAAGATCGTGTCAAGTGAAAGATCAGCATGTTTGCCTGGTTTggttttgaatctaaagaaGCGTATCTCTTTCAGGGATCACCTTGGATTCTTGCACAG TGTTCAAGGTGGGAGACTGGAGTGTACGATGCAAAATATAGCAGATTATTGTTCAAATAGATTTCCATCACAAAACCTTGGCGTGACGAAAG AACGCCTTGATACTTTTATTGTACacaatgagagaaaaagggtGACATCTTCTgctaagagaaaaagaaaagtctcCGACAAAACCTTGCATCAG ACTCCAGATGGTGCACTCCTTGATATAATGAGGAATGCCTATGACATTCTTTCTTCTTGCAATATCAAAATGCCAGAG GTTGCTGATAATGTTCACTATTTGCACTCGGTGCCTCcatttctcattcttctccATCCTGCTTTAGGGCCACTTTGGGAGGTGACCAGACAAAAG TTCCAAGGTGGTTCAATTGCACAAGGTTCAGAATTACAAATAGAAGTTGCTGAGTTTCTTTGGAAGAATGTTGAG CTTGATGGAAGTCTCACCATTGTTGCTGAAAACATTATGGGCTCTACTTCATCAGCAGAGAGTGGCAGTTCACTGATACGTTATGGTTATAG ATGTGGGCGGTGCAAACTACAGAATGTAAAGATTGTGAACAGAGGAATTGATTGGAACAATGCTGATAACTCCTTTTGGAGGCATGATGTCAAGCGGTTTGAAACAATGAGAGTGACACTGCTAGGAAATGCAGAATTTGAGGCCGTGGATGTAGTACTTGAG GGCAACCATGTTTATGAAGTTCCCAGTGGCTACAAGCTGCTAGTCACCAATGGAAATTCAG GGGTGTCAACTAGACTAGTTCcaatacaaaaagaaatgatgGATTGTGGAAGCTGGTTCTGGAAATACAATCGAAACGAGTCGCACATCACCCTGGAAATGGTGGAATTGTAG
- the LOC116263074 gene encoding transcription factor TFIIIB component B'', which produces MLSDLDAIDDALANAGARNASKFRPKVGKLLEKKAGKPSAAARNVDARMPKESASVPQTDSQLPTSQVDATHGVLTNGAMVTTYQSNEENLQGKQMLGSSFEAAYMGAEASVGIENAGESSFFSILHGTVPDVDAVAGDILGRPTNDAGTEEASNSMENPLVASSEDVCYDLDHIGITHTESANNGSMTAIQEENEHFTSSAVVCNVHSDTYSNQVGNVGRNSMMFDSQYVRSDLDDPNDVLADSVSTGSLLDNQRGQSFTPLQQDQLISNACNAIEEPPFSSYPFPQNAYDTNLEMGEADEREQAVGSSMNDELLGDVDKDEIFHAPDLDGETSRESKSIRKTRKRKDTPLSHIDEASAESKDELTGTAYEPSDSAGVDESGSDEDFSEGNVVKRKRVAKGKRQLPEEPKQKQKNHPNSKRKAEANEGPNSSKKEPKKKFSHSTRRTRKLMDETLLETPEDEINPRTLILKDLILLAEMKEKKLNKAAAVGSSVTPEGDAAGFEGVAGDGTFQRHSPSLNGDGDEINQTDESTRPKLNYHSYMKRTPSQRWSNADTELFYKALRQFGTDFEMIRKLFPGRTRHQVKLKYKKEERKHPLQLADALVNRSKDHTHFQLVIDQLQSQAESVSCKSTGSPDIDGQTGEADNHFKDYNNLGSHETRDIDEWSHEVFDNTSPDYVGKDDYSDYYQ; this is translated from the exons ATGCTTTCGGATCTGGACGCGATTGATGATGCCCTGGCTAATGCCGGTG CTCGGAATGCCAGTAAATTCCGCCCGAAGGTAGGCAAGTTGCTCGAGAAGAAAGCGGGTAAACCATCTGCTGCAGCCCGCAATGTTGACGCTCGGATGCCTAAGGAGTCGGCTTCAGTCCCACAAACCGATTCTCAGTTGCCTACTTCCCAAGTTGATGCTACACATGGTGTCCTAACCAATG GTGCTATGGTCACCACGTACCAATCCAACGAGGAAAATCTTCAAGGCAAGCAGATGCTTGGATCTTCTTTTGAAGCTGCGTATATGGGAGCTGAGGCATCTGTTGGCATAGAGAATGCTGGGGAGAGTTCGTTTTTCTCTATTCTGCATGGAACTGTTCCTGATGTGGATGCTGTTGCTGGCGACATTTTAGGGCGCCCAACTAATG ATGCTGGAACAGAGGAAGCTTCTAATTCTATGGAGAATCCTCTGGTTGCATCTTCCGAAGATGTCTGTTATGATTTAGATCACATTGGTATCACTCATACTGAATCTGCAAACAATG GTTCAATGACTGCAATTCAGGAAGAAAATGAACACTTTACATCTTCTGCTGTCGTTTGTAATGTGCATTCTGACACATATTCCAATCAAGTTGGGAATGTTGGGAGAAACTCCATGATGTTTGATTCTCAGTATGTACGCTCTGACCTTGATGATCCCAATGATGTGCTCGCAGATTCTGTGTCTACTG GCTCACTGCTGGACAACCAACGTGGCCAATCATTCACTCCCCTTCAACAAGATCAGTTAATTTCCAATGCTTGTAATGCTATAGAAGAACCACCATTTTCGAGCTATCCATTTCCTCAGAATGCATATGATACGAACCTTGAGATGGGAGAGGCAGATGAACGAGAGCAAGCAGTTGGATCTAGCATGAATGATGAG CTTTTGGGAGATGTTGACAAGGATGAAATATTTCACGCACCTGATCTGGATGGTGAAACTAGCAGAGAATCAAAATCcataagaaaaacaaggaagagaaaagaTACTCCTCTTAGCCATATAGATGAAGCAAGTGCTGAAAGTAAAGATGAACTTACTGGAACTGCTTATGAACCCTCAGACAGTGCTGGAGTGGATGAGAGTGGCAGTGATGAAGATTTCTCTGAGGGTAATGTCGTCAAGCGGAAAAGGGTGGCTAAAGGCAAGAGGCAACTTCCTGAGGAAccaaagcaaaagcaaaaaaatcacCCTAATTCAAAGCGAAAGGCAGAGGCTAATGAAGGTCCtaattcaagcaaaaaagaacCCAAGAAGAAGTTTTCTCACTCCACCAGACGAACCAGGAAGCTGA TGGATGAAACCTTACTGGAAACCCCTGAAGATGAAATCAACCCCCGAACACTCATCTTGAAAGATCTTATCTTGCTTGCTgagatgaaggagaagaaattg AACAAAGCAGCAGCAGTTGGTAGCTCTGTCACTCCTGAAGG AGATGCAGCTGGCTTTGAAGGAGTTGCTGGGGATGGGACATTTCAACGTCACTCACCAAGTCTAAATGGAGATGGTGACGAAATTAATCAAACAGATGAATCAACACGTCCTAAACTCAACTACCACtcatacatgaaaagaacaCCATCTCAGAGATGGTCAAATGCAGATACTGAATTGTTTTACAAG GCACTTCGACAGTTTGGAACTGATTTTGAAATGATCCGGAAACTTTTTCCAGGCCGTACAAGACATCAAGTGAAATTAAAGtacaagaaggaagaaaggaaacatCCTTTGCAGCTTGCTGATGCTTTGGTTAACAGATCAAAAG ATCATACCCATTTTCAGCTGGTGATTGATCAATTGCAATCTCAGGCAGAATCTGTGTCCTGCAAAAGTACTGGATCACCAGATATAGATGGACAAACaggg GAAGCTGATAATCACTTCAAGGATTACAATAATCTTGGTTCTCATGAAACTCGTGATATTGATGAATGGAGCCATGAAGTTTTTGACAACACTTCACCTGATTATGTAGGAAAAGATGATTACAGTGACTACTATCAATGA
- the LOC116263171 gene encoding uncharacterized protein LOC116263171, translating into MPKSKRNKVVTLSKTKKKGRDHKESIVSAIREAAESYSSAYVFTFENMRNLKFKEFRDQLKTTSRFFLGSNKVMQISLGRTPADEIKEGIHKVSKILRGNTGLLFTNLPKEEVERLFEEYEEHDFARTGTIATEKVELKEGPLDQFTHEMEPFLRKQGMPVRLNKGVVELVADFVVCEEGVSLSPESARILRLLGVEMATFRLRLLCRWTAGDFEVYRDGLNVSDIESS; encoded by the exons ATGCCTAAATCCAAGCGAAACAAAGTTG TGACGCTGTCGAAGACGAAGAAAAAGGGGAGGGATCATAAGGAGTCTATAGTAAGTGCAATTAGGGAAGCCGCGGAGAGCTACAGCTCCGCCTATGTTTTCACCTTCGAGAATATGAGGAATCTCAAGTTCAAGGAGTTCAGAGATCAACTGAAGACCACCAGCAG ATTTTTCCTTGGTTCAAACAAAGTCATGCAAATCTCCCTTGGCAGAACGCCTGCAGATGAAATCAAGGAAGGAATTCACAAGGTCTCCAAG ATACTTCGCGGAAATACTGGGCTTTTGTTTACCAACTTGCCAAAGGAGGAGGTCGAAAG GTTATTTGAAGAATATGAAGAACATGATTTTGCGAGGACTGGAACTATTGCAACTGAGAAG GTTGAATTAAAAGAAGGACCCCTTGATCAGTTTACCCACGAGATGGAACCTTTCCTGCGGAAGCAGGGGATGCCTGTTCGTTTGAACAAAG GTGTGGTGGAATTGGTAGCAGATTTTGTAGTATGTGAAGAAGGAGTGTCATTGTCACCCGAATCAGCTCGCATTCTG CGTCTGCTCGGTGTTGAGATGGCTACATTTCGCCTGCGCCTCTTGTGTCGGTGGACCGCAGGGGATTTTGAAGTTTACAGGGACGGACTAAATGTCTCCGATATTGAATCTTCTTAA
- the LOC116261796 gene encoding uncharacterized protein LOC116261796 translates to MDDYETEERKQAAADALYLYSQFVMACIGEGVRPSKLRLHLMKEVSGIPSCLKKDSPQSTSQVKAGEPSSSGRVEGDKTDSLSSNAI, encoded by the exons ATGGACGACTacgag ACAGAGGAAAGAAAGCAGGCTGCGGCTGATGCATTATATCTGTATTCACAGTTTGTGATGGCATGCATTGGAGAGGGTGTAAGACCTAGTAAATTAAGGCTTCATCTGATGAAG GAGGTTTCAGGCATCCCATCTTGTCTGAAGAAGGACTCACCTCAGTCTACATCGCAAGTTAAAGCAGGTGAACCATCTTCTTCTGGGAGGGTGGAAGGAGATAAAACCGACAGCTTAAGCTCCAATGCTATATAA